A stretch of Flavobacterium sp. N2270 DNA encodes these proteins:
- a CDS encoding type II secretion system F family protein: MMESKQFSPYEYYSVQIGEETRKLEEVLTELQKYFNRKIQMRRQIVSVLTYPAIVMMVTVLVLYFMLNKVVPMFSSVFRQFGSELPKSTQYIIKISNHSGTIFLLLFITIIGLIVMHFILKEKDSYRKFVSTLILRIPYFGNLIRKIYISRFCQSMKLLIISKTTLLTSLSLTSKMIGFYPIEKSIETIKEDITKGASLHESLRKHAIYENKLVSMVEVAEQINQLDTMFERLTEQYNEEINHQTKMIGVVLEPMIIIVIGVIVGVIMVSMYAPMFDLSKIIN; encoded by the coding sequence TTGGAAGAAGTTTTAACCGAGTTACAAAAATACTTCAACCGAAAAATTCAAATGCGTAGGCAAATAGTTTCGGTACTGACTTATCCTGCAATTGTAATGATGGTAACCGTTTTGGTTTTGTATTTTATGTTAAATAAAGTAGTACCTATGTTTAGTTCCGTGTTTAGACAATTTGGAAGCGAATTACCAAAAAGCACGCAATACATTATTAAAATTTCAAATCATTCAGGAACTATATTTTTATTACTCTTCATAACTATTATTGGTTTGATTGTAATGCATTTTATATTGAAAGAAAAGGATAGTTACCGGAAATTTGTTTCTACCTTAATTTTGAGAATTCCTTATTTTGGTAATCTTATTCGAAAGATATACATTTCTCGTTTTTGTCAATCGATGAAATTGTTAATTATATCTAAAACCACTTTACTAACATCCTTGTCTTTAACTTCCAAAATGATTGGGTTTTACCCTATTGAAAAATCTATTGAAACTATAAAAGAAGATATTACTAAAGGAGCATCTCTGCATGAAAGTTTACGAAAACATGCCATTTACGAAAACAAATTGGTTTCAATGGTGGAAGTTGCTGAACAGATAAACCAACTCGACACCATGTTTGAACGCCTAACCGAGCAATATAACGAGGAAATTAACCATCAAACTAAAATGATTGGAGTTGTACTTGAACCAATGATTATTATTGTCATAGGGGTTATTGTTGGCGTTATTATGGTATCTATGTATGCACCAATGTTCGATTTAAGTAAGATTATTAATTAG
- a CDS encoding REP-associated tyrosine transposase encodes MSTKYKATTTEEAYFITITTVGWVDVFTRLNQKYVLIKALQYCQEEKSLEIYAYSIMSSHIHLLCKATNGIILSDIIRDFKKFTSKKIIQTIIEEPESRREWLLEYFQKSCEHLKRNQQYKVWQDGYHAENIYSNTFIQQKINYIHNNPVKEKIVTLPEDYYFSSARNYASLDNELKITTLDLF; translated from the coding sequence ATGTCAACAAAATACAAAGCCACTACAACAGAAGAAGCCTACTTTATAACCATTACAACCGTTGGTTGGGTAGATGTTTTCACAAGATTAAATCAAAAATATGTTTTAATAAAAGCCTTACAATATTGCCAAGAAGAGAAAAGCCTAGAAATTTATGCATATAGTATAATGTCGAGTCATATACATTTATTATGCAAAGCTACAAATGGAATTATCCTAAGCGACATTATTCGTGATTTTAAAAAATTCACATCTAAAAAAATCATTCAAACCATAATTGAAGAACCAGAAAGCAGACGAGAATGGTTGTTAGAATACTTTCAGAAATCATGCGAACACTTAAAAAGAAACCAACAATATAAAGTTTGGCAAGACGGTTATCATGCAGAAAATATTTACAGCAATACATTTATTCAGCAGAAAATAAATTATATTCATAACAATCCTGTGAAAGAAAAAATTGTAACATTACCTGAAGATTATTATTTTAGTTCTGCTAGAAATTATGCATCATTAGATAATGAATTAAAAATTACAACTTTAGATTTGTTTTAA
- a CDS encoding RHS repeat-associated core domain-containing protein has translation MYTSFLYTYFIANDYPSFGMLVPNRHSSSDAYRYGFNGKEKDDEVKGEGLQYDYGFRIYDPRIGKFLSLDPLFRSFPWYTPYQFAGNKPINCVDLDGLEEVNYTVVERYSDGSALIKIEVDKTVSFNSNNGRLLVHNIDTNSRRFSFEYQELNQFFNTDADRNPNVKQFGLQGLNANGNYTLSAPSSKILDYRDQDLLQGLVKSNELLADGQNDIWSFDTAYFIVSDFVQPVEQEIDINFNKASSTFVDPILANSQLDDLVQQIGNNGSVDITVNAAFKNATTNSNYNDADTGKSSNIMDLINKRGEVIKDALIRRGVSGDRINIKAGNINNEDRKLDIKIIDPQG, from the coding sequence ATTTACACCTCGTTCTTATATACCTATTTTATAGCTAATGACTACCCTTCTTTTGGAATGCTCGTACCAAATAGGCATAGTAGTAGTGATGCTTACAGATACGGGTTTAATGGTAAAGAAAAAGACGATGAAGTTAAGGGAGAAGGTTTACAATATGACTATGGATTTAGAATTTATGACCCAAGAATAGGTAAGTTCTTGTCACTAGACCCATTGTTTAGATCTTTTCCATGGTATACACCTTATCAATTCGCTGGTAATAAACCGATAAATTGTGTTGATTTAGATGGGCTTGAAGAAGTTAATTATACCGTTGTAGAAAGATATAGTGATGGAAGTGCACTGATAAAAATTGAAGTTGACAAAACAGTATCTTTTAATTCTAATAATGGTCGTTTATTGGTGCATAATATAGATACTAATTCAAGAAGATTTTCTTTTGAGTATCAAGAATTAAATCAGTTTTTTAATACAGATGCAGATAGAAACCCTAATGTTAAACAGTTTGGCTTACAAGGACTAAATGCTAATGGAAATTATACTTTGTCGGCTCCATCAAGCAAAATACTTGATTATCGAGACCAAGATTTGTTACAAGGGTTAGTAAAATCGAATGAGCTTTTAGCTGATGGGCAAAATGATATTTGGTCATTTGATACTGCTTATTTTATAGTTTCAGATTTTGTACAGCCAGTTGAACAAGAAATAGATATAAATTTTAATAAAGCAAGTTCTACGTTTGTAGACCCAATTCTAGCGAATTCACAATTAGATGACTTAGTTCAACAGATAGGTAATAATGGTTCAGTGGATATAACTGTTAATGCTGCTTTTAAAAACGCAACTACTAATTCTAATTATAATGATGCAGATACAGGAAAATCTAGTAATATTATGGATTTGATTAATAAAAGAGGAGAAGTAATTAAGGATGCTTTAATAAGAAGAGGGGTTTCTGGTGATAGAATTAACATTAAAGCTGGAAATATAAATAATGAGGACAGAAAACTTGATATTAAAATAATAGATCCCCAAGGCTAA
- a CDS encoding RHS repeat-associated core domain-containing protein, protein MYTTFLYTYFTANDYPSFGMLVPNRHGSSSAYRYGFQGQEKDDELKGEGNSLNYTFRMHDPRVGRFFAVDPLEKKYPWYTPYQFSGNKVIQYVELEGLEEGNTNTGSSGALDLNQGGAFATPSLIDYLREPDIYLPEITVTFSKPRQYTGYTADVDPYASTQTKEEYIAEYGYDTYINYSSADRARYIKERTRDKWTPEQADAFHSSYQKGNAATNGYTDPLVGILAIGVAPVPIAMFGAPVIGELGTQYGLFSFSTKGAGLRMLNETATEYFANGEVGKINWVAVGASSFKLNLASDYLGSQFSYTINKGMEFNTFNKMGANFGVTQANRILGIGATKISSQPFFNNTMDKITTHGLSIGFQSFLKYQTNEIE, encoded by the coding sequence ATTTACACCACGTTCTTATACACTTATTTTACAGCTAATGACTATCCTTCTTTTGGAATGCTCGTACCTAATAGACACGGCTCAAGCAGTGCCTACCGCTACGGCTTCCAAGGACAAGAGAAAGATGATGAACTTAAAGGAGAAGGGAATTCTTTAAACTATACTTTTAGAATGCATGACCCAAGAGTGGGTAGGTTTTTTGCGGTTGACCCTTTAGAGAAAAAGTATCCATGGTACACACCATATCAATTTAGTGGAAATAAAGTTATACAATATGTAGAACTTGAGGGATTAGAAGAAGGAAATACAAATACAGGGTCAAGTGGAGCATTAGATTTAAATCAAGGAGGAGCTTTTGCGACACCTTCACTCATTGACTATTTGAGAGAACCAGATATTTATTTACCAGAAATTACAGTTACATTTTCAAAACCAAGACAATATACAGGATATACGGCTGATGTAGACCCATATGCTTCTACTCAAACAAAAGAAGAGTACATTGCAGAATATGGGTATGACACTTATATAAATTATTCTAGTGCTGATAGAGCAAGATATATTAAAGAAAGAACCAGAGATAAATGGACACCTGAACAAGCAGATGCTTTTCATAGCAGTTACCAAAAAGGGAATGCAGCAACTAATGGATATACAGACCCATTAGTAGGAATTTTAGCAATTGGGGTTGCGCCAGTTCCAATCGCTATGTTTGGAGCTCCTGTTATAGGAGAGTTAGGTACTCAGTATGGTTTATTTTCGTTTTCAACAAAAGGAGCTGGACTGAGAATGTTAAATGAAACAGCTACAGAATATTTTGCTAATGGTGAAGTTGGAAAAATTAATTGGGTTGCTGTAGGCGCATCATCCTTTAAGTTAAATTTAGCTTCAGATTATTTGGGGTCTCAATTCTCATACACAATAAATAAAGGTATGGAATTCAATACATTTAATAAAATGGGAGCAAATTTTGGAGTCACACAAGCTAATAGAATATTGGGTATAGGAGCTACTAAAATTTCTTCTCAACCATTTTTTAATAATACAATGGATAAAATTACGACGCATGGATTATCTATTGGTTTTCAATCATTTCTAAAATATCAAACAAATGAAATTGAATAA
- a CDS encoding polymorphic toxin type 43 domain-containing protein, producing the protein MVFCFLLKFIYLHHVLITYFATNDYPTFGMLVPNRHGSSSAYRYGFQGQEKDDELKGEGNSLNYTFRMHDPRVGRFFAVDPLTHKYPHYTPYSFSGNKVIHAIELEGLEEIELINAKDFRAKIFIVQPGDNLSIISKSTGVALNDIIKYNSFIEDPNKIYPGQILHLQGNLQGIKLNEFKVNKGLEPEGQGWWEQFFVELVSGDKAVQRQLEIVMLVEGGAALTSLPRLLKSGYKGAKKLLSPKTATPKAPLSGSGPTAGVLEVSKNVKSVAQFKNYNPKNAIEFVFDPSTERFVVGSVKSPTSGLSPHQNLAKLINGDKGVVGGMFKRGSNGEIITNEMSGHYHQNWTPEIRTKFKSFLESNTGQTINHIEGPTF; encoded by the coding sequence ATGGTGTTCTGTTTTTTATTAAAATTCATATATTTACACCACGTTCTTATAACCTATTTTGCAACTAATGACTACCCTACTTTTGGAATGCTCGTGCCAAACCGACACGGCTCAAGCAGTGCCTACCGTTATGGCTTCCAAGGACAGGAGAAAGACGACGAACTAAAAGGAGAAGGAAACTCTTTAAATTATACTTTTAGAATGCACGACCCACGAGTGGGTAGGTTTTTTGCAGTTGACCCGTTGACACATAAATACCCTCACTATACTCCATATAGTTTTAGTGGTAATAAAGTGATTCACGCAATTGAACTTGAAGGACTTGAAGAGATTGAATTAATAAATGCAAAAGATTTTAGAGCTAAAATTTTTATCGTTCAGCCTGGAGATAATTTGTCGATAATTTCTAAATCAACTGGTGTTGCATTAAATGATATTATTAAATACAACTCTTTTATTGAAGACCCTAACAAAATTTACCCTGGTCAAATTTTGCATTTACAAGGAAATTTACAAGGAATTAAGTTAAATGAATTCAAAGTTAATAAAGGACTCGAACCAGAAGGTCAAGGCTGGTGGGAACAATTCTTTGTAGAGTTAGTTAGTGGAGATAAAGCGGTTCAGAGACAATTAGAAATAGTTATGTTAGTTGAAGGTGGAGCTGCACTTACTAGTTTACCAAGATTATTAAAATCAGGTTATAAAGGAGCTAAAAAACTTTTAAGCCCCAAAACAGCTACTCCTAAAGCACCACTTTCAGGGTCAGGTCCTACAGCAGGGGTACTTGAGGTTAGTAAAAATGTTAAATCTGTTGCTCAATTTAAAAATTATAATCCAAAAAATGCAATTGAATTTGTTTTTGACCCATCAACAGAGAGATTTGTCGTAGGTAGTGTTAAAAGCCCGACTTCAGGACTTTCACCTCATCAAAATTTAGCGAAATTAATTAATGGAGATAAAGGTGTTGTTGGAGGAATGTTTAAGCGTGGTTCTAATGGAGAAATAATCACTAATGAGATGTCAGGACACTATCATCAAAACTGGACGCCTGAAATTAGAACTAAGTTTAAATCATTTTTAGAATCTAATACTGGTCAAACTATCAACCATATAGAGGGACCAACATTTTAA
- a CDS encoding RHS repeat-associated core domain-containing protein — translation MYTTFLYTYFVANDYPTFGMLVPNRHVSSSAYRYGFQGQEMDNEIKGEGNSLNYTFRMHDPRVGRFFAVDPLTGKYPYYSPYSFSGNKVIQFGELEGQEEKIVTLSITTGGDGERFVTHTSVKINQDVNFEIAGKHYARTLVGYVLDGKVSSQVIPFYEEIGNGALVPSAAYDYTKSTIDGKFTDDWSYILKGDPVNTTKFGHNAVTRAFALSMRDDMAPDNIENLQDLEEFGITIAVLAIPLQGSATKVANVKSTKPPRITTNDLVKSSKLVSPKTTGPEVTYSRTGNYNKAVEEFNSLEGISNIKSITGSKFKGYTGTLPNGNSVTVRSGSSGNAPGTSSSPTIQINPARGNSGQKQKIRYDSE, via the coding sequence ATTTACACCACGTTCTTATACACCTATTTTGTAGCTAATGACTACCCTACTTTTGGTATGCTCGTACCAAACCGCCACGTCTCAAGCTCTGCCTACCGTTACGGCTTCCAAGGACAGGAAATGGACAATGAAATTAAAGGCGAAGGAAATTCTTTGAATTATACCTTTAGGATGCACGACCCACGAGTGGGTAGGTTTTTTGCGGTTGACCCGTTGACAGGTAAATATCCTTATTATAGCCCATATTCTTTTTCGGGTAACAAAGTAATTCAATTTGGAGAATTAGAAGGGCAGGAAGAGAAAATTGTAACCCTTTCGATTACTACTGGAGGTGATGGTGAGAGATTTGTGACTCATACAAGTGTCAAAATCAATCAAGATGTTAACTTCGAAATAGCAGGTAAGCATTATGCAAGGACATTAGTAGGTTATGTCCTTGACGGCAAGGTTTCTAGTCAGGTAATCCCTTTTTATGAAGAAATAGGGAATGGGGCATTAGTACCTTCTGCCGCATATGATTATACTAAGAGTACTATTGATGGGAAATTTACAGATGATTGGAGTTATATTCTGAAAGGAGACCCTGTTAATACAACTAAATTTGGACATAATGCTGTAACTAGAGCTTTTGCACTTTCAATGAGAGATGACATGGCTCCTGATAATATTGAAAACCTTCAAGATTTAGAAGAATTTGGAATAACCATAGCTGTTTTAGCTATTCCTCTTCAAGGTAGTGCAACAAAAGTAGCCAACGTAAAAAGCACTAAGCCACCGAGAATAACTACAAATGACTTAGTAAAAAGTTCAAAATTAGTTTCTCCAAAAACAACAGGGCCAGAAGTAACTTATAGCAGGACAGGTAATTATAACAAAGCTGTTGAGGAATTCAATTCTTTAGAAGGCATTTCAAATATAAAATCAATTACAGGTAGTAAATTTAAAGGTTACACAGGAACATTACCTAATGGTAATTCTGTAACAGTTAGAAGCGGTAGTAGTGGTAATGCTCCTGGAACAAGTTCAAGTCCCACAATTCAAATTAACCCTGCTAGAGGCAATAGTGGACAAAAACAAAAAATTAGATATGATAGTGAATAA
- a CDS encoding RHS repeat domain-containing protein: MVFCFLLKFIYLHHVLITYFATNDYPTFGMLVPNRHGSSTAYRYGFQGQEKDDELKGEGNSLNYTFRMHDPRVGRFFTVDPLEKDYPWYTPYQFSGNKVIAFVELEGLEENEATYNRQTEHMLKTRNIKYRAGDLKKAGKLMVLTEAAILDAVFLRGFGFKLIMGGSLLEALNEGDRANEAMSKGDLEEAQRRYNNTAEKTKIVILGILAEGAGYAVGKIIPQKNWTGKFEDSNVVNESFVEAGYFPPYKANVTLGLIKAPKEIKNLVRLSGPNNVEGAWVTTAKEIEGLTAVQLKDKFSLKHLPTQVTPVTIGANSTIRVGEASAVKQFKTNGGGYQIEVLEGKINYGKSVPIE; encoded by the coding sequence ATGGTGTTCTGTTTTTTATTAAAATTCATATATTTACACCACGTTCTTATAACCTATTTTGCAACTAATGACTACCCTACTTTTGGTATGCTCGTACCAAACCGCCACGGCTCAAGCACAGCCTACCGTTACGGTTTCCAAGGGCAAGAGAAAGACGACGAACTAAAAGGAGAAGGAAATTCTTTAAATTATACTTTTAGAATGCACGACCCGAGAGTGGGAAGGTTTTTTACGGTTGACCCTCTTGAAAAAGATTATCCTTGGTATACCCCATATCAATTTAGTGGGAATAAGGTTATTGCATTTGTTGAACTTGAAGGTCTTGAAGAAAATGAAGCAACATATAACAGGCAAACTGAACATATGTTGAAAACCCGTAATATAAAATATCGTGCAGGTGATTTAAAAAAAGCTGGGAAATTGATGGTTCTAACTGAAGCAGCAATATTAGATGCAGTTTTTTTAAGAGGTTTTGGATTTAAGCTTATCATGGGAGGTTCTCTTTTAGAAGCACTTAATGAAGGCGATAGAGCGAATGAGGCGATGTCAAAAGGAGATCTTGAAGAGGCTCAACGAAGATATAATAATACTGCTGAAAAAACCAAAATTGTTATTTTAGGAATTCTTGCAGAGGGTGCAGGTTATGCTGTTGGAAAAATAATTCCACAAAAAAATTGGACAGGTAAATTTGAGGATTCAAACGTAGTAAATGAATCGTTTGTTGAAGCAGGATATTTCCCACCCTATAAGGCAAATGTAACTTTAGGTCTAATAAAAGCTCCTAAAGAAATTAAAAATCTTGTAAGGTTGTCAGGACCAAACAATGTTGAAGGTGCATGGGTAACAACAGCTAAAGAAATTGAAGGGCTAACTGCTGTTCAATTAAAGGATAAGTTTTCACTAAAGCATTTACCAACTCAAGTAACACCTGTTACAATTGGTGCTAATTCAACCATAAGAGTTGGAGAAGCATCTGCAGTAAAGCAATTTAAAACTAATGGAGGTGGCTATCAAATAGAAGTATTAGAAGGTAAAATAAATTATGGGAAATCAGTGCCAATAGAATAA
- a CDS encoding RHS repeat domain-containing protein, which produces MYTTFLYTYFVANDYPSFGMLVPNRHGSSSAYRYGFQGQEKDDELKGEGNSLNYTFRMHDPRVGRFLSVDPLTKQYPHNSPYSFSENRVIDGMELEGLEYLSFHEARIEFQSGRLYFKLENYNDNFQKVFKQNNPIFGLGANGALSESVFYTKQYNNADNFTANSDDALRDNSYEKLKEVKRTRSGEIDRRSKYKGGDFKSNGSYGKTYQSTPLPAKGMGLAVLIVFDIYKGVKDFLDTKAMFDDKQAFDKQTRSWEMKDGFTGEVLNSNTSIVSQVLNDIDKAISQGIIKKENQNLNDLTDIANIVMFGGNGNEGIEIRKTAERIINEVSSPVATLRLANTKLLLKKIEENKQGNESGENQCIPCNTDKK; this is translated from the coding sequence ATTTACACCACGTTCTTATACACTTATTTTGTAGCTAATGACTACCCTTCTTTTGGTATGCTCGTACCAAATAGGCACGGCTCAAGCTCTGCCTACCGTTATGGCTTCCAAGGACAAGAAAAAGATGACGAACTAAAAGGAGAAGGAAATTCTCTAAATTATACCTTTAGAATGCACGACCCACGAGTGGGGAGGTTTTTGAGTGTTGACCCGTTGACAAAACAGTACCCACACAATAGCCCATATTCATTTAGTGAAAATAGAGTTATTGATGGTATGGAATTAGAGGGACTAGAATATTTAAGTTTTCATGAAGCGAGAATTGAATTTCAATCAGGGAGATTGTATTTTAAATTAGAAAATTATAATGATAATTTTCAAAAAGTATTTAAACAAAATAACCCTATTTTTGGATTAGGAGCTAATGGAGCATTGTCTGAAAGTGTTTTTTATACAAAACAATATAATAATGCAGATAACTTTACCGCTAACAGTGACGATGCGTTGAGAGATAATAGCTATGAAAAATTAAAAGAAGTAAAACGCACTAGAAGTGGAGAAATAGATAGAAGAAGCAAATATAAAGGAGGTGATTTTAAATCAAACGGCTCTTATGGAAAAACTTATCAATCAACCCCTTTACCTGCTAAAGGGATGGGGTTAGCAGTTTTAATTGTATTTGACATATATAAAGGAGTTAAAGATTTCCTTGATACCAAAGCAATGTTTGACGATAAACAGGCATTTGATAAACAAACAAGGTCTTGGGAAATGAAAGATGGCTTCACTGGAGAGGTTTTAAATTCAAATACATCAATTGTATCACAAGTTTTAAATGATATTGACAAAGCTATAAGCCAAGGAATTATCAAAAAAGAGAATCAAAATTTGAATGATTTAACAGATATTGCAAATATTGTTATGTTTGGAGGAAATGGTAATGAGGGAATTGAGATAAGAAAAACAGCTGAAAGAATAATAAATGAAGTTTCTTCACCTGTAGCAACTTTAAGACTTGCAAACACAAAATTACTGCTTAAGAAAATCGAAGAAAACAAACAAGGTAATGAAAGTGGAGAGAATCAATGCATTCCATGTAATACCGATAAAAAATAG
- a CDS encoding RHS repeat-associated core domain-containing protein: MYTTFLYTYFVANDYPSFGMLVPNRHGSSDAYRYGFQGQEKDDEIKGEGNSLNYTFRMHDPRVGRFFAVDPLTSKYPYMTPFQFSSNSPIASRELEGLEGEDYRFNMWMTSQGGVQAQAVQAEKDIKMKITNGVFVEMPEASIDGLTFLFTSLFQSIIGGSSFGYGDMLYDDGYKTRVDIPNYGFSWSKGFTMESTHSSTGNVSFEDGMRLIDGVGTLFGIGELSTLKLKNVIKVDLMGGRFGTKGYINFDIQSLDGIADDVANFGMHFERNSVDEMLVENPMAPFMKEVENSIKPGGKMTIKGQFKNQNFSEIWDGATPEGFREISRTRGLSSEGMVKNDGSPLTGNVNEIVLEKIDK, encoded by the coding sequence ATTTACACCACGTTCTTATACACTTATTTTGTAGCTAATGACTACCCTTCTTTTGGAATGCTCGTACCGAACCGCCACGGTAGTAGTGACGCTTACAGATACGGCTTCCAAGGACAAGAGAAAGATGATGAGATAAAAGGCGAAGGAAACTCTTTAAACTACACCTTTAGAATGCATGACCCTAGAGTAGGTAGGTTTTTTGCGGTTGACCCGTTGACATCAAAATATCCATATATGACTCCTTTCCAATTTAGTAGTAATTCACCCATTGCTTCAAGAGAATTAGAGGGGCTAGAAGGAGAAGATTACAGATTCAATATGTGGATGACTTCCCAAGGTGGTGTACAAGCACAAGCAGTTCAAGCTGAGAAAGATATAAAAATGAAAATAACTAATGGTGTTTTTGTAGAAATGCCTGAAGCTTCAATTGATGGTTTAACCTTTTTATTTACTTCACTTTTTCAATCAATAATAGGAGGTTCTTCTTTTGGCTATGGAGATATGCTATACGACGATGGATATAAAACTAGAGTTGATATACCTAATTATGGTTTTTCATGGTCGAAAGGATTTACTATGGAGTCTACACATAGTAGTACTGGAAACGTAAGTTTTGAGGATGGCATGAGGCTTATAGATGGAGTAGGGACATTATTTGGTATTGGAGAGCTTAGTACTTTGAAACTTAAAAATGTTATAAAAGTTGATTTAATGGGAGGGCGTTTTGGTACAAAAGGTTATATAAATTTTGATATTCAGTCGTTGGATGGTATTGCTGATGATGTTGCTAATTTCGGAATGCATTTCGAACGAAATTCTGTTGATGAAATGTTAGTTGAGAACCCGATGGCTCCATTTATGAAAGAGGTTGAAAATAGTATTAAGCCTGGAGGTAAAATGACAATTAAAGGGCAATTTAAAAACCAAAATTTTAGCGAAATATGGGATGGAGCAACTCCAGAGGGTTTTAGAGAAATATCAAGAACGAGAGGGTTAAGTAGTGAAGGAATGGTTAAAAATGATGGTTCTCCTCTTACTGGTAATGTAAATGAAATTGTATTAGAAAAAATTGATAAATAA
- a CDS encoding RHS repeat-associated core domain-containing protein translates to MYTTFLYTYFVANDYPSFGMLVPNRHGSSAAYRYGFQGQEKDDELKGEGNSLNYTFRMHDPRVGRFFAVDPLTKEYPWYTPYSFSGNKVIHAVELEGLEEHGANYDRQTEHMLATRDIKYQKGDLRKGGKIMAVGSAITLLLVADYTFTGGQVTSTTLRVIGFSSAAYAMGDLSSAMNKSEKAREARAEGDIKLAEQYEKEVQELSKGAIIEVVGGQAARGVGNIITVAAKFNKSGSKLISSKMLEKYPNSTTFGNPAETFIAPAKEIDELLSKGLSRKEIAKKLGINDPDFLKGDLIRIDINDDLAKQLNVRKPSGKEVGANENFVPGGKTSGGVSESVVDGIPKNSSGVKITKIDE, encoded by the coding sequence ATTTACACCACGTTCTTATACACTTATTTTGTAGCTAATGACTATCCTTCTTTTGGTATGCTCGTACCAAACCGCCACGGCTCAAGCGCTGCCTACCGTTACGGCTTCCAAGGACAAGAGAAAGACGACGAACTAAAAGGCGAAGGAAACTCGTTAAATTATACTTTTAGAATGCACGACCCAAGAGTGGGAAGATTTTTTGCGGTTGACCCGTTGACAAAAGAATACCCTTGGTATACTCCTTATAGTTTTAGTGGGAACAAAGTAATCCATGCAGTAGAACTTGAGGGACTTGAAGAACATGGTGCAAATTATGATAGGCAAACCGAGCATATGTTGGCTACGAGAGATATTAAATATCAAAAAGGAGATTTGAGAAAAGGTGGTAAAATTATGGCTGTAGGTTCAGCAATAACTTTATTATTGGTAGCAGACTATACATTTACTGGCGGTCAAGTAACTAGTACAACTTTAAGGGTAATAGGGTTTTCTTCTGCCGCATATGCAATGGGAGATTTATCTTCAGCTATGAATAAATCTGAAAAAGCTCGTGAAGCTAGAGCTGAAGGGGATATTAAGCTTGCTGAACAATACGAAAAAGAAGTTCAAGAATTATCGAAAGGTGCAATTATTGAAGTGGTTGGAGGACAAGCTGCAAGAGGTGTTGGTAACATAATAACTGTTGCGGCAAAATTTAATAAAAGTGGGTCAAAACTTATTTCTTCTAAAATGCTTGAAAAATATCCAAACTCAACTACATTTGGAAATCCAGCTGAGACGTTTATTGCTCCAGCTAAAGAAATTGATGAACTTTTATCAAAAGGGTTGTCCAGAAAAGAGATTGCAAAAAAACTTGGAATAAATGACCCAGATTTTTTAAAAGGTGATTTAATTAGGATAGATATTAATGATGATTTAGCAAAACAATTAAATGTAAGAAAACCATCTGGAAAAGAAGTTGGCGCAAATGAAAATTTTGTACCTGGAGGTAAAACTTCAGGAGGAGTTTCTGAAAGTGTTGTTGATGGAATTCCAAAAAACAGTAGTGGTGTAAAAATAACAAAAATTGATGAATAA